AGGGAATCCCCTCAAACGCTGCTCCCGCGTCCCCCATGAGTCGCTTGTGCCCCATTCCACCCCACCCCAAAGCGAAGAAAGCTCATCGAGGCTGAGAACACGGGTTGATCCGCCTGAGTTCGATCCAAATTCGATTTGGACTGCGATGACTCAGACTCCAGGGATCGGGGTTTGTGTCACGGATCAAGAAGGTCGGCTCCTCTACGTCAACGACTGCGCGATGATGCTTTTCTCGGCCGCACCCAACATTGAGTACGCCGGGAAATCAATCCATGATTTCCATTCGCCGCAGTACGTCCAGGAACGGTTGGCGATGATTGGGCGTGTGCTGAAAGAGGGCAAGCCACTCGCGATTCGGCATATCTATCACGGAAAGCAAGTTCACTCAACCGTTTGGCCCATTCGTGATTCCAAGCCTCCCTTTGGTCGCGTGCTGGTGATCAGCCGAACCACATCGGGTTTGCATTTGGCGACGTCCGATGACTCCATCGAAAGCATCGAAACGGCGTTCATCGACTTTGGTCCGCTGGACATCCTGACACAGCGTGAGATCGAAGTTGCGGTGCTACTTGGGCATGGCATGAATGTCCCCAAGGTGGCTCAACTGCTGCACCGCAGCCCCAAGACAATCGAACGACACAAATCAGCAATCACAAAAAAACTGGGCCTGCGTGGGCAAGCCGAGCTGGTGATGACCATCAGCGAGAT
Above is a window of Rhodopirellula islandica DNA encoding:
- a CDS encoding PAS and helix-turn-helix domain-containing protein, encoding MTQTPGIGVCVTDQEGRLLYVNDCAMMLFSAAPNIEYAGKSIHDFHSPQYVQERLAMIGRVLKEGKPLAIRHIYHGKQVHSTVWPIRDSKPPFGRVLVISRTTSGLHLATSDDSIESIETAFIDFGPLDILTQREIEVAVLLGHGMNVPKVAQLLHRSPKTIERHKSAITKKLGLRGQAELVMTISEMGLDLDDAKLKRLPREK